From Drosophila suzukii chromosome 2R, CBGP_Dsuzu_IsoJpt1.0, whole genome shotgun sequence, a single genomic window includes:
- the LOC108009276 gene encoding transducin beta-like protein 3 — MLASISEKSYAAEARYTNFYAGGDIAWSADGHYLYCLNGAAVNQVDVMTSQILLSFGVAASSGENKRSADVDNIDVEDDTVTCFGLSQEHLVTAHRSGLLRLWQLATAKLVKLWKAQHKGPVIRVEFSPCGRLICTSGGADATLRLWDYSNNSCLGALKGFPGPAWLLVFHPNVLRKEIYAGGSDSTVYAWNYETKTLLHKMRGHLSQITGLSFKSSSADCNEIVTVSRDKVLIVWQLQEQLESKQLKVLPMYDELEGVVYVEEGHQIIVASGTGKLQQVDTKSWKTRDLLSQSDFQISRLLLCSELKQLALVTTEQNILIYDAGSLEPIKQLVGYNDEILDMCFMGDNDRYLAVATNSKHFKLYDTEHDMNCKLIVGHSDTVMSLAASQNLLISVGKDCSVRLWRLQHDKDCSLEALTQQANCHTSTIGCVAMTHNGATGFASVSQDGSMKVWQLARDKEDRNSYSFNLRYAALSHDKEVNCVAYAPNNKLIATASQDKTAKVWLSDSNSLQGVLRGHTRGVWSVRFSPVDQIVLTSSSDCTLRLWSISNFTCIKRFDQECTILRAEFLDHGKFILSAASDGLLKLWNIKTNTCLQSLDEHSDRVWALAVSGRSNRFFYTGGADSKLIRFGDVTQATRNEALDQRQATLEQEQTLQSLLHAQKKLHKAFVLALNLNKPKTSFDIINHFVRQRDDPGLRQLVDQLNVDQRVALLQHVKAWTTNSRHSQVGNLILKHLIGDALQDPKARFYNNGNMVEVLTPYVQRHFKRVTELNKELAFLEFTVKCM; from the exons ATGCTGGCGAGTATCAGCGAAAAAAG CTACGCGGCGGAGGCACGCTACACGAACTTCTACGCCGGCGGCGACATCGCCTGGAGCGCGGATGGCCATTATCTGTACTGCCTGAATGGAGCGGCTGTAAACCAGGTTGATGTGATGACCTCCCAAATCCTGTTGAGCTTCGGAGTGGCGGCCTCATCGGGGGAGAACAAGAGGTCGGCAGATGTGGATAACATCGACGTGGAGGATGACACCGTCACCTGCTTCGGCCTGTCTCAGGAGCACCTGGTCACTGCCCACCGGAGTGGCCTGCTCCGGCTGTGGCAGCTGGCCACCGCGAAGCTGGTGAAGCTGTGGAAGGCCCAGCACAAGGGACCCGTTATTCGGGTGGAGTTCAGTCCCTGCGGCAGGCTAATCTGCACCAGCGGCGGAGCGGACGCCACACTGAGGCTGTGGGACTACTCTAACAACAGCTGCCTGGGTGCCCTCAAGGGTTTCCCGGGTCCCGCTTGGCTCCTTGTCTTCCATCCCAATGTGCTGCGCAAGGAGATCTACGCTGGGGGTTCGGATAGCACGGTCTATGCCTGGAACTACGAGACCAAGACCCTGCTGCACAAGATGCGGGGTCATCTCTCGCAGATCACGGGCCTGAGTTTCAAGAGCAGCTCGGCCGACTGCAATGAGATCGTGACCGTAAGCCGGGACAAGGTCCTGATCGTGTGGCAACTGCAGGAGCAGTTGGAGAGCAAGCAGCTGAAGGTACTCCCTATGTACGATGAACTGGAGGGAGTCGTGTACGTCGAAGAGGGACATCAGATAATCGTAGCCAGTGGGACAGGCAAGCTGCAGCAGGTGGACACCAAGTCCTGGAAGACCAGGGATCTTCTTTCCCAGTCCGATTTCCAAATCAGCAGACTTTTGCTCTGCAGCGAACTTAAGCAGCTGGCGCTGGTCACTACGGAACAAAATATTCTGATCTACGATGCCGGAAGTCTGGAGCCGATTAAGCAGCTTGTGGGCTACAACGACGAGATCCTGGATATGTGCTTCATGGGGGACAACGATCGCTACCTGGCCGTGGCCACCAACAGCAAGCACTTCAAGCTGTACGACACGGAGCACGATATGAACTGCAAGCTGATCGTGGGCCACTCGGATACGGTCATGTCCCTGGCCGCCTCCCAGAATCTACTCATTTCGGTGGGCAAGGATTGTAGCGTCCGGTTGTGGAGGCTTCAGCACGACAAGGATTGCTCGCTTGAGGCTCTGACGCAACAGGCCAACTGCCACACGTCCACTATTGGATGCGTGGCCATGACGCACAACGGAGCCACCGGCTTTGCTTCCGTCAGCCAGGATGGAAGCATGAAGGTGTGGCAGCTGGCCAGGGACAAGGAGGATCGCAACTCGTACTCCTTCAACCTGCGCTATGCAGCGCTTTCCCACGACAAGGAGGTGAACTGTGTGGCCTATGCCCCGAACAACAAGCTCATTGCCACCGCATCACAGGACAAGACGGCAAAGGTCTGGCTGTCGGATTCCAACTCGCTGCAGGGCGTGCTGCGGGGTCACACACGCGGAGTGTGGAGTGTGCGCTTCTCGCCGGTGGACCAGATCGTGCTCACCTCGTCCTCGGACTGCACTCTGCGCCTTTGGTCCATCAGCAACTTTACGTGCATTAAACGCTTCGACCAGGAGTGCACCATACTTAGAGCCGAGTTCCTGGATCATGGAAAGTTTATCCTTTCCGCCGCTTCGGACGGCCTTCTTAAGCTGTGGAATATAAAGACCAACACATGCCTGCAATCCCTGGACGAGCACAGCGACAGGGTGTGGGCTCTGGCCGTTTCCGGCCGTAGCAATCGGTTCTTCTACACCGGAGGGGCGGACTCCAAGCTCATTCGTTTTGGCGACGTCACCCAGGCGACGCGCAACGAGGCGCTGGACCAGCGACAGGCCACCTTGGAACAGGAGCAGACACTTCAATCCCTTCTGCACGCCCAGAAGAAACTTCACAAGGCTTTCGTCCTGGCTTTGAACTTAAACAAGCCAAAAACCAGCTTTGACATTATCAACCACTTTGTCCGGCAACGGGATGATCCTGGTCTCCGCCAACTGGTGGACCAGTTGAACGTGGACCAGCGCGTGGCGCTGCTGCAGCATGTCAAGGCATGGACCACCAACTCGCGACACTCGCAGGTGGGCAACCTGATCCTGAAGCACTTAATCGGCGATGCTCTGCAGGATCCCAAGGCAAGGTTCTACAACAATGGCAACATGGTCGAGGTGCTCACACCGTACGTCCAGAGGCATTTTAAGAGGGTCACCGAACTAAACAAGGAGCTGGCCTTCCTGGAGTTCACTGTCAAATGCATGTAG